A genomic stretch from Bacteroidota bacterium includes:
- a CDS encoding ECF-type sigma factor, translated as MEEADITKLLQDVEAKQKDAFERLLNVVYPALRDIARARLRDQPANITLQSTDLVHEAYLKLVRYQDVKWKGRTHFYGAAAQTMRRILVDHARSKSANKRSGEVVSLTMAGASASVSVDELLEIDDALKRLEEIRPRWVRVVECRYFSGLNIEETAEFLDISHGTVSNDWRMARAWLKRELGDE; from the coding sequence ATGGAAGAAGCAGATATCACCAAACTCCTGCAAGATGTTGAAGCCAAGCAGAAAGATGCTTTTGAGCGATTGTTGAACGTGGTGTATCCTGCATTGCGTGATATCGCACGGGCGCGATTGAGGGATCAGCCGGCAAACATCACACTGCAATCGACCGATCTGGTACATGAGGCCTACCTCAAGCTTGTCCGGTACCAGGATGTAAAATGGAAGGGGCGCACCCATTTCTATGGCGCAGCAGCCCAGACCATGCGGCGTATCCTTGTGGATCACGCGCGGAGCAAATCGGCCAACAAACGCAGTGGTGAAGTGGTAAGCTTAACGATGGCGGGCGCCAGCGCCTCTGTTTCAGTCGATGAACTGCTTGAGATAGACGACGCGCTCAAACGACTCGAAGAAATTCGACCACGCTGGGTACGGGTGGTCGAGTGCCGCTACTTTTCCGGATTGAACATCGAAGAAACCGCCGAATTTCTCGATATCTCGCATGGCACGGTGTCAAACGACTGGCGTATGGCCCGGGCTTGGCTAAAGCGTGAGTTAGGTGACGAGTGA
- a CDS encoding FdhF/YdeP family oxidoreductase, with the protein MDNTSPNPEPPEEAPNFTHKKPPGGAAGLTAIKSTLKHAKDELGVFRGLKILQQANQTTGFDCPGCAWPDPAAAERSALGEYCENGAKAVAEEATLKRVTPDFFAKHSLQELSEQSDMWLGKQGRLTHPMIRQPGASHYSPIQWDEALALIGNTLNELATPDEAIFYTSGRTSNEAAFLFQLFGRLFGTNNFPDCSNMCHESSGTGLSEVIGIGKGTVKLEDFYIADTVVVIGQNPGTNHPRMLSALQKAKRNGCKILHINPLPETGLKRFKHPQEVLNWVGRGTTLADMFLQVRINGDVALLKGMMKALVEAEDGQPGSALAADFIAAKTAGSVPFLDDLRAADWGALVTNSGISKAAMEEAAQLLMASDKIIVCWAMGLTQHKNAVANVQSCVNLLLMRGSIGKPGAGACPVRGHSNVQGDRTVGITARPKPAFLKSLGANFEFDPPRNHGYDTVEAIHAMHSGKARVFFALGGNFLSATPDTHYTAAALSRCKLTVQVSTKLNRSHLITGETALILPCLGRTERDVQTGKTQFVTVENSMGFVHKSEGQLAPASQQLRSEPAIVCDLAMATLGDQSSLDWGAMKNNYDAIRTAIAATIPGFSNYNTRVREDGFYLPNGPREGNFTTPDGKAHFTVHPLPEHNMAADEYMMMTIRSHDQFNTTIYGLDDRYRGIRGGRRVVLMHPKDMQAARFKSKDAVDLISTYAGKTRRAKRFFVVPFSIPRRCVATYFPEANVLVPAELTAARSNTPASKSVVITIVAATS; encoded by the coding sequence ATGGACAATACGTCTCCGAACCCCGAACCACCTGAGGAAGCGCCGAACTTCACCCACAAAAAGCCTCCCGGGGGTGCCGCTGGTCTTACGGCAATCAAATCAACACTCAAACACGCGAAAGACGAACTGGGTGTGTTTCGCGGACTGAAAATTCTACAGCAGGCCAACCAGACCACGGGCTTTGATTGCCCGGGATGCGCCTGGCCTGACCCGGCCGCTGCAGAGCGATCTGCGCTGGGTGAGTACTGCGAAAATGGCGCTAAAGCCGTCGCTGAAGAAGCCACGCTTAAACGGGTGACTCCAGATTTCTTTGCAAAACACAGCCTGCAGGAGCTGTCCGAACAGTCTGATATGTGGCTGGGCAAACAGGGCCGGCTCACGCATCCCATGATCCGACAGCCCGGTGCATCACATTACAGCCCCATTCAATGGGACGAAGCACTTGCCCTGATTGGCAATACCCTGAACGAGCTGGCAACACCCGACGAAGCCATTTTTTACACCTCTGGCCGGACGAGCAACGAAGCCGCTTTTCTGTTCCAGCTATTTGGCCGGCTATTCGGCACCAACAACTTCCCCGACTGCTCCAACATGTGCCATGAGTCCAGCGGCACAGGCCTTTCGGAAGTCATAGGCATCGGCAAAGGCACCGTAAAACTCGAAGATTTCTACATTGCTGACACTGTTGTCGTGATCGGCCAGAACCCGGGCACCAACCATCCGCGCATGCTGTCTGCACTCCAAAAGGCCAAACGCAACGGATGCAAAATCCTGCACATCAATCCGTTGCCAGAAACCGGACTCAAACGGTTCAAACATCCGCAAGAAGTACTCAACTGGGTGGGACGCGGCACTACGCTCGCCGATATGTTTTTGCAAGTGCGCATCAATGGCGATGTGGCTTTACTGAAAGGGATGATGAAAGCCCTGGTTGAAGCAGAAGACGGGCAGCCAGGCAGTGCACTTGCAGCAGATTTCATCGCAGCAAAAACGGCCGGCAGCGTACCTTTTCTCGACGACTTGCGCGCGGCTGATTGGGGCGCCCTTGTTACCAACAGTGGCATTTCCAAAGCGGCGATGGAAGAAGCTGCTCAATTGCTGATGGCGTCTGACAAAATTATTGTCTGCTGGGCGATGGGATTAACGCAACACAAAAATGCAGTTGCCAATGTGCAGTCTTGCGTCAACCTGCTACTGATGCGCGGCAGCATAGGCAAACCCGGTGCCGGGGCTTGTCCGGTTCGCGGGCACAGCAATGTACAAGGAGACAGAACGGTGGGCATCACGGCCAGGCCCAAGCCGGCGTTCTTAAAATCGCTGGGCGCCAATTTTGAATTTGACCCACCCAGAAATCACGGATACGATACGGTTGAAGCAATTCATGCCATGCACAGCGGTAAAGCCCGTGTATTCTTTGCACTGGGTGGCAACTTCCTTTCAGCCACCCCGGACACCCACTATACTGCAGCGGCATTGTCACGCTGCAAGCTCACTGTCCAGGTATCCACCAAACTTAATCGATCTCACCTGATTACCGGCGAAACAGCGCTTATTCTCCCCTGTCTCGGCCGAACAGAACGCGATGTACAAACGGGTAAAACGCAGTTTGTGACTGTTGAGAATTCCATGGGGTTTGTGCACAAATCTGAAGGACAGCTTGCGCCGGCTTCGCAACAGCTTAGAAGCGAGCCGGCCATTGTGTGTGACCTCGCCATGGCAACGTTGGGCGATCAATCCAGTCTCGACTGGGGTGCCATGAAAAACAATTACGATGCCATCCGCACGGCCATAGCTGCCACCATTCCGGGCTTCTCTAATTACAATACACGCGTGCGTGAAGATGGATTTTACCTGCCCAATGGCCCCCGTGAAGGCAATTTCACCACACCGGACGGCAAAGCCCACTTTACCGTACATCCGTTACCCGAACACAACATGGCGGCTGATGAATACATGATGATGACCATACGCAGCCACGATCAATTTAACACAACCATTTACGGGCTTGACGATCGCTACCGCGGTATACGCGGCGGTCGGCGGGTGGTGTTGATGCATCCCAAAGATATGCAGGCCGCCAGATTCAAAAGTAAAGATGCCGTAGATCTGATCAGTACGTACGCCGGCAAAACGCGGCGCGCCAAACGATTTTTTGTTGTGCCTTTTTCAATACCCAGACGGTGTGTTGCCACGTATTTCCCCGAAGCCAATGTATTGGTGCCTGCTGAACTGACCGCAGCCAGAAGCAATACACCAGCATCCAAGTCGGTTGTCATCACGATCGTAGCTGCTACTTCCTAA
- a CDS encoding molybdenum cofactor guanylyltransferase — MGINAAQASALILAGGQSRRFGSNKAHARVHGKPMVNRVFDVLDACFKDVAISTADPSISFDVPAPHIPDVYPNTGPLSGLYSGFIRTTAPWLFVAAVDLPFITTQAVHLMLEACENTVDGVIATDGKKAQPLFGCYHSRITPALEAFLKQGERAVFSFIKTQNINTVQLPAAVLQNINRPADLPKHQANFKQTGDGTSTR, encoded by the coding sequence ATGGGCATCAACGCTGCGCAAGCAAGCGCTTTGATTCTAGCCGGCGGGCAGAGCCGGCGATTCGGGAGCAACAAAGCCCACGCACGGGTACATGGCAAACCCATGGTAAATCGCGTGTTTGATGTGCTCGATGCGTGCTTTAAGGACGTTGCAATCAGCACTGCTGATCCGTCAATTTCTTTTGATGTGCCGGCACCCCACATCCCTGACGTTTATCCGAATACAGGCCCTCTCAGCGGCTTGTATTCCGGATTCATCCGCACAACCGCACCCTGGCTATTCGTAGCTGCAGTTGATTTACCTTTTATCACGACCCAGGCTGTTCATCTGATGCTGGAGGCCTGTGAAAATACCGTGGATGGTGTAATTGCAACAGATGGCAAGAAAGCACAACCGCTATTCGGCTGTTACCATTCCCGAATCACCCCGGCTTTAGAAGCATTCCTCAAACAGGGTGAGCGTGCCGTTTTTAGTTTTATCAAGACACAAAACATCAACACCGTACAACTGCCGGCTGCTGTATTGCAGAATATCAACCGCCCAGCTGATCTACCCAAACATCAGGCAAATTTCAAGCAAACGGGTGATGGCACCTCTACACGTTGA
- a CDS encoding lactonase family protein: MPSKIKSNPSRRQFIQQVAAGTLGVMGSSLTAGCTNPSAMTGLITLYVGTYTAGDSRGIYRLRMDPDTGLLDEPQLVAVAENPSFLALHPSGQWLYAVNELMEYEGEVSGSVTAYAIAPDSGELLQLNQLSSQGGAPCYVSVDATGQWVLVANYMGGNVAVYPVEEGGMLGNMAALASHSGSSVNEKRQEGPHAHAVVLDPGNQRAVVADLGIDQLVTYNLDANTGALTPTKMPFFINAGAGPRHVAFHPDGKHAFVINELDSTMLALQYMPDTGGFELLDTISTLPDTFAGTSYCADIHVSPDGRFVYGSNRGHDSIAIASFDAVAGNLEVVGHESTKGKTPRNFTLDPTGNFLLVANQNSNTIFVFKRNAETGLLASTGQRVEVPSPVCLKFA, from the coding sequence ATGCCCTCTAAAATCAAAAGCAATCCGTCTCGCCGGCAATTTATACAGCAAGTTGCTGCGGGTACCCTGGGTGTAATGGGCAGCAGCCTGACTGCGGGTTGCACCAATCCATCCGCGATGACTGGTTTGATCACACTATATGTTGGTACCTATACGGCCGGCGACAGCAGGGGCATCTACAGATTGCGCATGGATCCTGACACCGGGTTGCTCGATGAGCCGCAACTTGTGGCTGTAGCCGAAAATCCTTCGTTCCTCGCTTTGCATCCATCAGGTCAATGGCTTTATGCTGTTAATGAGTTGATGGAATACGAAGGAGAAGTGAGTGGGTCCGTTACTGCTTATGCCATTGCGCCAGACTCCGGTGAGTTGCTGCAACTCAACCAGCTTTCTTCGCAAGGCGGCGCGCCCTGTTATGTCAGCGTAGATGCAACCGGACAATGGGTACTCGTTGCCAATTACATGGGAGGCAATGTTGCGGTATACCCCGTGGAAGAAGGCGGGATGTTGGGTAACATGGCGGCCCTGGCGTCACATTCGGGGTCTAGTGTGAATGAAAAGCGCCAGGAGGGACCCCATGCGCACGCCGTGGTGCTCGACCCTGGAAATCAGCGCGCCGTAGTTGCTGATCTTGGCATTGATCAGCTGGTTACTTACAACCTGGACGCCAACACAGGTGCCTTAACGCCAACAAAGATGCCCTTTTTTATTAATGCCGGCGCCGGCCCTCGCCATGTGGCTTTTCACCCGGATGGAAAACATGCGTTTGTAATCAACGAACTGGATTCGACGATGTTGGCGTTGCAGTATATGCCGGACACAGGCGGATTTGAGCTGCTAGATACAATTTCTACGCTGCCTGATACCTTCGCCGGCACCAGTTACTGCGCAGATATCCATGTTTCACCCGATGGCCGTTTTGTATACGGCTCCAACCGGGGGCACGACAGCATTGCCATTGCCAGCTTCGACGCAGTAGCGGGGAATCTGGAAGTTGTTGGGCACGAATCGACAAAAGGCAAAACACCGAGAAACTTCACGCTTGATCCTACCGGTAATTTTCTTTTGGTGGCCAACCAGAACAGCAACACCATTTTTGTCTTCAAGCGAAATGCTGAAACCGGACTGCTAGCGTCTACAGGTCAACGTGTAGAGGTGCCATCACCCGTTTGCTTGAAATTTGCCTGA